From one Fulvitalea axinellae genomic stretch:
- a CDS encoding replication initiation protein has product MGDSLFKNNDYKIVKSNDLVNSRSGFTLTQHRIILLMSSRITNEHKDFHEMRIPIREILGKKPGENIGTSAYKQVREAARGLTRSSIDIERGNKWKSFSFISVAEGERGVPYITVKFSTEMRPFFLSLRDNYTSYLLRNVFDFRSAHSLRIYELMKQYYPRIKKRKIDVARLRELLYIQGKYKNHSMFRKKVIDVAQREINENSDLYIEYEEHKQGRRVAEITFHIRKNEANAEFIPVNGNQDDVKMLSPDPISVSEPEPKTISIDFDVVEEIIPESEEKLPAWCNKQALNRLFETFGEDYVMYCVKTIGDRGEISNPMGYLIKALKDGYFEGGFKMKKEKALQKARRRQEADTKRQRAKLKEKISQEFDKYNSEIKARYYNNASDEDKAEYCFMMEMAETEFERKQGRTIERGRPDDIAKRHFATWLIEKQGTEEERVKLSVQGYAELVHKFDWNDD; this is encoded by the coding sequence ATGGGCGATTCGCTGTTCAAGAATAACGATTACAAAATTGTTAAAAGCAATGACCTTGTAAACTCGCGTAGCGGTTTTACGCTGACCCAGCATAGGATTATCCTTTTGATGAGCTCCAGGATTACAAACGAGCATAAGGACTTCCATGAGATGAGGATACCTATACGGGAGATTCTGGGCAAGAAGCCGGGCGAGAACATTGGTACAAGCGCATATAAACAGGTTAGGGAAGCCGCCAGAGGGCTTACCAGAAGCTCTATAGACATTGAGCGGGGAAATAAGTGGAAATCATTCTCTTTCATCTCTGTGGCCGAAGGAGAGCGTGGAGTGCCTTATATCACCGTGAAGTTCTCGACAGAGATGAGGCCTTTTTTCCTGAGCCTTCGAGATAACTACACCAGCTATCTGTTACGCAACGTTTTCGACTTCAGAAGCGCGCACTCACTCCGTATTTATGAATTGATGAAGCAGTATTATCCGCGGATAAAAAAGAGGAAAATAGATGTTGCTCGTCTTAGGGAGTTGTTATATATCCAAGGTAAATACAAGAACCACAGTATGTTCCGAAAGAAAGTGATCGACGTGGCGCAACGTGAGATCAATGAGAATTCGGATTTGTATATCGAATATGAGGAGCATAAACAGGGACGCCGGGTAGCCGAAATCACTTTCCACATAAGGAAGAATGAGGCCAACGCTGAGTTCATTCCGGTTAACGGCAACCAAGATGACGTAAAAATGTTATCGCCTGACCCAATTTCCGTTTCCGAACCCGAACCGAAGACTATTTCTATCGATTTTGATGTGGTTGAGGAGATCATTCCCGAATCTGAGGAAAAACTGCCCGCATGGTGTAACAAGCAGGCCCTTAACAGGCTGTTTGAGACGTTTGGCGAGGATTACGTGATGTATTGCGTAAAGACTATTGGAGACCGCGGAGAGATATCGAACCCTATGGGGTATTTGATCAAGGCGTTGAAAGACGGCTATTTCGAAGGCGGTTTCAAGATGAAGAAGGAAAAGGCTTTACAAAAGGCCAGAAGAAGGCAGGAAGCCGACACAAAGCGTCAGAGAGCCAAGCTAAAAGAGAAAATCAGTCAGGAGTTCGACAAATATAATAGCGAGATCAAGGCGAGATACTATAACAATGCTTCTGATGAGGATAAGGCGGAGTATTGCTTTATGATGGAGATGGCCGAGACCGAATTTGAGCGTAAACAAGGCCGTACGATTGAGCGAGGTCGTCCTGACGATATAGCCAAGAGGCATTTCGCTACTTGGTTGATAGAAAAGCAAGGAACGGAAGAAGAGCGCGTCAAACTGTCGGTACAAGGTTACGCCGAGCTTGTGCATAAGTTTGACTGGAACGACGACTGA